A stretch of Fusarium poae strain DAOMC 252244 chromosome 2, whole genome shotgun sequence DNA encodes these proteins:
- a CDS encoding hypothetical protein (BUSCO:50236at5125), with the protein MRNTRSRVATAATPPGETRISQDKPLLSAEQARVLQRHPPARRNAPPRAQGRESSISTNPARPDDETEFLEDDDEYPQPDEPGSQPKEIEILSDHYETSLELDSEKSKNLKILEPMVPDLARAADSLYKYSHQEPSDKDVFQGCLSIKRHAFDGIQNIFQRLGQPYKGNFVDFTSFLELGSMQQQKSLFVQIARVNTVIAYDRIRNVEDGPEIFTFLTSFNEVFPDYFLLDPKMFQEPDVILDMRTWLLAETLSRTDGQGNINKLLVEVFCDPHKLENTGSAEEWYDYPALLSGQYFREVGESGHVNTEELCSERVMEIARVFKQSGKRKTIAHLLEKYPLQELLNNLRSCLDTMYNNLSDKESVGFGTQSPYPDQQVAFESQSDPFGSDSQSIVRAETQEAEHSLFVDKRSLLALERDTQGDDTLPPSNQQPVGPRSQVPRDYHQHANADLLRSPFPPASSFSLASGSNNGQHRGFKRPRSVTAEDDDEDDAFETDDRYVNPARRDELKRQMPPPPRPETISRSLPRRVPVPSSARSVPPAFEQESLRDLTPQPASRAPPSPVVSYDALKKAASQRNREARLANPDRQGTRQRVPWSDHDTQLLLDLIQEHGARWSMIESECKNYFEHPRNQQAYRDRARNLKTELLITDAALPPNFNEVALGSKEIARVKAVGKNPHRREEDVGADGKPVNTELSGFTPF; encoded by the exons ATGCGTAATACTCGAAGTCGCGTAGCGACAGCCGCAACACCACCAGGAGAGACGCGCATTTCCCAGGACAAGCCACTACTGTCAGCCGAGCAAGCTAGAGTATTACAGAGACACCCACCAGCTCGCCGCAACGCGCCTCCTCGTGCTCAAGGACGAGAGTCCAGTATCTCAACCAACCCAGCGAGACCTGACGACGAAACTGAATTTCtagaggatgatgacgagtaCCCTCAACCTGATGAACCTGGCAGCCAGCCAAAGGAGATTGAGATATTGAGTGATCACTACGAGACGAGCCTAGAGCTCGATTCTGAGAAATCGAAGAATCTCAAGATACTCGAACCCATGGTCCCGGATCTAGCCAGAGCTGCTGATAGTCTATACAAGTACTCACATCAAGAACCATCGGATAAGGATGTGTTCCAGGGATGTCTGAGCATAAAGAGACACGCTTTCGATGGCATACAAAACATCTTCCAAAGGCTTGGGCAACCCTACAAGGGCAACTTTGTTGATTTCACGAGCTTCCTGGAACTAGGCTCTATGCAGCAACAAAAATCTCTGTTCGTTCAGATTGCCCGAGTCAATACCGTTATAGCCTACGACAGAATTCGCAATGTTGAGGATGGGCCGGAAATCTTCACGTTTCTCACAAGTTTCAACGAGGTCTTCCCTGACTACTTTCTTCTGGACCCTAAAATGTTCCAAGAACCTGATGTGATTTTGGATATGCGGACCTGGCTTCTCGCCGAAACTCTATCACGTACCGATGGTCAAGGCAATATTAACAAACTACTCGTTGAGGTATTCTGTGACCCTCACAAATTGGAGAATACCGGCAGCGCAGAGGAATGGTATGACTACCCGGCGCTTTTGTCAGGGCAGTACTTTCGAGAAGTTGGCGAAAGTGGCCACGTCAATACTGAGGAGCTCTGTTCAGAACGCGTAATGGAAATAGCCCGGGTCTTTAAACAAAGCGGAAAACGCAAGACAATCGCGCATCTATTGGAGAAGTATCCTCTTCAGGAGCTGCTCAACAATCTCCGGAGCTGCTTGGACACCATGTACAATAACTTGTCGGACAAAGAGAGTGTTGGATTTGGCACTCAGTCACCATATCCCGATCAACAGGTTGCTTTCGAGAGTCAAAGTGATCCTTTCGGCTCTGATTCTCAGTCTATTGTCCGCGCAGAAACTCAAGAAGCAGA GCACAGTCTCTTCGTTGATAAACGATCACTCCTCGCTCTAGAGCGCGACACCCAAGGGGACGATACCCTCCCGCCTTCCAATCAGCAACCTGTCGGGCCCAGATCACAGGTTCCTCGCGACTATCATCAACATGCGAACGCCGACCTCCTGCGTAGCCCATTTCCTCCTGCAAGTTCCTTTTCACTCGCCTCTGGCAGCAATAATGGCCAGCATCGAGGCTTTAAACGACCGCGATCGGTCACGgccgaagacgatgatgaagatgacgcaTTTGAAACCGATGACCGCTACGTTAATCCAGCGAGACGCGATGAGTTGAAACGACAAATGCCCCCACCACCCCGACCAGAAACGATCTCTAGATCTCTCCCGAGACGAGTCCCCGTTCCTTCATCTGCAAGGTCTGTGCCTCCTGCTTTTGAACAGGAATCCTTGCGAGACTTAACTCCTCAACCGGCTTCGCGGGCGCCACCCTCCCCCGTAGTCTCTTACGATGCCCTCAAAAAGGCGGCGTCTCAAAGAAACAGAGAAGCGCGCTTGGCAAATCCCGACCGACAGGGGACAAGACAGCGTGTCCCTTGGAGCGATCATGACACTCAGTTGCTGCTTGATTTAATCCAAGAACATGGTGCTCGCTGGTCGATGATTGAATCAGAGTGCAAAAATTATTTTGAGCATCCACGAAATCAACAGGCTTACCGTGACCGAGCACGCAATCTCAAGACTGAGCTTCTTATCACGGATGCGGCTCTGCCTCCAAATTTTAATGAAGTCGCTCTGGGCAGCAAAGAGATTGCCAGGGTAAAGGCAGTTGGAAAGAACCCTCATCGCCGGGAAGAGGATGTCGGCGCCGATGGTAAGCCTGTTAATACTGAGCTCTCGGGATTCACGCCATTTTGA
- a CDS encoding hypothetical protein (SECRETED:SignalP(1-31)~TransMembrane:3 (n8-23c31/32o84-107i119-145o151-173i)~BUSCO:23327at5125), whose amino-acid sequence MLRPGTPLTLLLFAAFALLLLAVISTPIIEAIPLSDFGGVTYGVFGYCQNGKGCSGIGVGYDTAKLVGDDFQAFDLPSGVRNTLSAILIVHPVAALITLVMTIMAAVSHLHGPSHSTRYLLILFIFLFIDFLVCLLAFLIDVLLFVPHLAWGSYLVLAATILVAMSGLVTCAMRRTLVSRKDRQRRIADNAEMSGQNYYNRTAQDKTTAEDGITRQPTLPTQPVGSSVHDNIPAFATFDQKNRSDQTSEEVPLTRRTTSNRSPGVPHEPVNVGEAAAFNRNPQRQGSRDQFGNPIDIGTDPYANRRGPSPSMSNRGRGNGGYRGGRGGYGRGGYDNYSAPMRGRGGYGPPGRGGYGPRGGRGGSATPGRGAFGPGGMRGGPNLSGHNNGPHDRRPSPGQNYASDFQPSEPSNGYSSTNPSMPSLNTYTAYRPESELPRAESPPPLPGTEPATVGGRAVEMDASPAVQGHQGGNYGQLRDSDVDVVGMVGLQQGQIPQRNDTIMSEGSKYSTDEQYAPPRAAWNQGDGRNSPKAPPPPAASHPPGRNTPPVTQQPAAIGNSNYYEDVDPRFASEAPLPNNNLQPPPIEPIYEDVHANNAGARSPAESEHSTFTSISQRGINPRWNPGPPPPMPYQQGPPHRRPVHQQKQQRQDMLLDTPDFQLPSSRSGRGPGMVPGSAYPPGGF is encoded by the exons ATGTTGCGGCCCGGCACACCACTGACTCTGCTGCTATTCGCAGCGTTCGCCTTGCTTTTATTGGCTGTTATATCGACCCCGATAATCGAGGCCATTCCACTGAGTGACTTTGGCGGTGTCACATATGGCGTGTTTGGCtactgccaaaatggcaagGGATGTAGTGGTATCGGAGTTGGATATGACACTG CTAAATTAGTCGGGGATGATTTTCAAGCATTCGACTTGCCATCCGGTGTTCGAAATACACTCTCAGCTATTCTCATTGTACATCCAGTTGCAGCACTCATCACTCTTGTCATGACCATCATGGCAGCTGTGTCTCATTTGCATGGACCATCGCACTCTACAAGATATCTCCTCATTTTGTTCATCTTTTTGTTCATCGACTTCTTGGTCTGCTTGTTGGCATTTTTGATCGACGTGCTACTGTTTGTGCCACATTTGGCATGGGGCTCATATCTGGTTTTGGCTGCTACTATTCTCGTAGCCATGAGCGGATTGGTAACCTGTGCAATGCGTCGCACTCTGGTCAGCAGAAAAGACAGACAGAGACGCATTGCCGATAATGCTGAGATGAGTGGCCAAAACTATTACAACAGAACCGCCCAGGATAAAACAACCGCTGAAGACGGGATCACTAGACAGCCGACGCTGCCCACCCAACCTGTTGGAAGTAGCGTTCATGATAACATTCCAGCCTTTGCGACGTTTGATCAAAAGAACCGTAGTGATCAAACCAGCGAAGAAGTCCCGCTCACCCGCCGGACAACATCGAATCGATCTCCAGGTGTCCCCCATGAGCCAGTCAACGTCGGCGAAGCGGCTGCTTTCAACAGAAACCCACAAAGACAAGGTTCTCGAGATCAGTTTGGGAACCCGATAGACATTGGCACCGATCCGTATGCCAATCGAAGAGGACCTTCGCCAAGCATGAGTAATCGCGGAAGAGGAAATGGAGGATATCGCGGTGGAAGAGGAGGGTATGGCCGTGGAGGCTATGATAATTACAGCGCCCCGATGCGAGGTCGCGGAGGTTACGGTCCACCTGGAAGAGGTGGTTACGGACCCAGAGGTGGACGGGGAGGGTCTGCTACACCAGGCCGAGGCGCCTTTGGCCCAGGTGGAATGAGAGGAGGCCCAAACCTGTCAGGACATAACAACGGACCCCATGACCGAAGACCATCTCCTGGTCAAAACTATGCTTCAGACTTCCAGCCATCAGAGCCATCCAATGGGTATAGCTCGACGAACCCATCGATGCCCAGCTTGAACACCTACACCGCCTACCGTCCTGAGTCTGAACTACCACGAGCGGAATCGCCGCCGCCTTTACCGGGAACTGAACCTGCCACTGTAGGCGGTCGAGCAGTAGAAATGGATGCGTCCCCAGCGGTTCAAGGCCATCAGGGTGGAAACTATGGCCAGCTCAGAGACAGTGACGTAGATGTTGTAGGTATGGTCGGTCTTCAGCAGGGTCAGATTCCCCAGCGAAATGATACTATCATGAGCGAGGGCAGCAAATACAGTACCGATGA GCAATATGCTCCGCCCCGTGCTGCTTGGAATCAAGGCGATGGCCGGAACTCACCTAAAGCTCCACCTCCCCCAGCTGCGAGCCACCCTCCAGGAAGAAACACGCCTCCCGTTACGCAACAGCCTGCGGCCATCGGAAACAGCAATTACTATGAAGATGTAGATCCCCGTTTTGCCTCCGAGGCACCCTTGCCAAACAACAACCTCCAGCCACCCCCGATTGAGCCCATCTACGAGGACGTCCATGCTAATAATGCGGGGGCTCGTAGCCCTGCAGAGTCCGAACATTCAACTTTTACTTCCATCTCCCAGCGTGGCATCAATCCCCGCTGGAATCCTGGTCCTCCGCCACCAATGCCATATCAACAAGGGCCTCCCCATCGACGACCCGTACATCAACAAAAGCAACAGCGTCAAGACATGCTCCTAGACACCCCGGACTTTCAATTGCCCAGTTCACGGAGTGGGCGAGGTCCTGGTATGGTGCCAGGGAGTGCCTACCCACCAGGCGGCTTCTAG
- a CDS encoding hypothetical protein (TransMembrane:1 (i62-79o)~BUSCO:10164at5125): MLRNAMLRPSARAIMRCRSRDSIAPSYRRLQSGGPFQAMRPPSPAELGAPRRAKEYKRGRRWARKFLIISAVGGVIYLGDRQIYASGFTRSLRTFGTGLLVAFDYKLNFRPQPITGGTVQDLHNRNAERLFHVLRSNGGLYLKIGQAIAMQSAVLPPEFQKMFSRMFDDAPQDDWADIEAVIRQDFGKSVEEVFGVSFIGKEGMGLMERKARASASVAQVHWARLPDGREVAIKIQKREIAKQISWDLWAFKTVAWIYSKWFDLPLYKMVPFITERLELETDFVNEAKNSEKMRELVNGEKSLRGRVYIPTVYPEFTTKRVLVTEWIEGIRLWDKKAMTSRWLGGHGNGSPGAGSPLPNIDLEAARRELRTRPYQENLKPERQEWRGRRGRGGLGLSPREVMTTMVDLFSAQIFKWGVVHCDPHPGNIFIRRLPNGRAELVLIDHGLYVYMSQKFRNEYATFWKALMTFDNKTISRVTDAWGIKAADLFASATLLRPYEGGDGRTRNGIMKGLEGKTPAERHYAMQQRMKQGIREMLADEEKWPQELIFIGRNMRIVQGNNQYLGSPVNRVKMMGEWASRSLFEDPHLPLSQRLQNRWRHIIFKTVMAASDIAFYMFKLRQWLGLGGGMEDEMEKRMKDVASDFGIELQHDVFDG, translated from the exons ATGCTGCGCAATGCCATGCTTCGTCCATCGGCGCGCGCTATCATGCGCTGCCGGTCTAGAGACTCGATAGCACCGTCATATCGAAGACTGCAGTCCGGCGGCCCTTTCCAGGCAATGCGGCCCCCGTCACCAGCAGAGCTTGGTGCGCCCAGGCGGGCCAAAGAGTACAAACGTGGAAGACGATGGGCCAGAAAGTTTCTCATCATATCAGCCGTTGGGGGTGTCATATATCTTGGTGACCGTCAAATATACGCCTCAGGGTTTACTCGCTCCCTGCGTACATTTGGAACTGGACTGCTTGTCGCCTTTGATTACAAGCTCAACTTTCGACCGCAGCCCATCACAGGTGGAACAGTACAGGATTTACATAACCGTAATGCCGAACGTTTATTCCACGTTCTGCGCTCCAACGGCGGACTTTACCTCAAGATTGGACAGGCCATCGCAATGCAGAGCGCCGTGCTCCCGCCTGAGTTCCAAAAAATGTTCAGTCGCATGTTTGATGATGCGCCACAAGACGATTGGGCCGATATTGAAGCAGTGATACGGCAGGATTTTGGAAAGAGTGTCGAAGAGGTATTCGGCGTTAGCTTCATAGGAAAGGAGGGTATGGGTCTAATGGAACGCAAGGCTCGGGCGAGTGCAAGTGTTGCCCAGGTTCACTGGGCTAGACTCCCAGATGGTCGAGAAGTAGCcatcaagatccagaagCGAGAGATTGCCAAACAAATATCATGGGATCTGTGGGCTTTCAA AACCGTTGCATGGATCTACTCAAAATGGTTCGATCTTCCACTGTATAAAATGGTGCCCTTCATCACTGAGCGGCTTGAGTTGGAGACTGATTTTGTCAACGAGGCGAAAAATTCGGAGAAAATGAGGGAGCTTGTCAATGGAGAGAAGTCTTTGAGAGGACGAGTCTACATTCCTACAGTATACCCCGAGTTTACGACGAAGCGAGTTCTTGTGACTGAATGGATCGAGGGTATAAGACTTTGGGACAAGAAAGCCATGACGTCCAGATGGCTTGGGGGGCACGGGAACGGCTCACCTGGCGCTGGAAGCCCACTTCCCAATATCGATCTCGAAGCCGCTCGACGCGAGCTTCGCACGCGGCCCTACCAGGAAAACCTCAAACCAGAACGTCAAGAATGGCGAGGTCGACGAGGCCGAGGCGGACTCGGTTTGTCCCCGCGAGAGGTCATGACTACGATGGTGGACCTGTTCTCAGCGCAGATTTTCAAATGGGGAGTTGTTCACTGTGATCCTCATCCAGGCAATATTTTCATCAGGCGGTTGCCCAATGGCCGAGCAGAGCTTGTGCTTATTGACCATGGACTATACGTCTACATGTCACAGAAGTTCAGAAATGAATATGCTACTTTCTGGAAGGCGCTTATGACTTTTGACAACAAGACGATTTCGCGGGTGACTGATGCATGGGGCATCAAGGCAGCAGACCTCTTTGCGAGCGCGACATTGTTGCGGCCATACGAGGGCGGAGATGGCCGTACCCGTAATGGTATCATGAAAGGACTTGAAGGCAAGACACCGGCCGAACGTCACTACGCGATGCAGCAGCGGATGAAGCAAGGCATTCGGGAAATGCTGGCAGATGAAGAGAAGTGGCCGCAAGAGCTCATTTTCATTGGCCGAAATATGAGAATTGTACAAGGCAACAACCAATACCTTGGTTCGCCTGTCAACCGCGTCAAGATGATGGGCGAATGGGCAAGTCGCAGTCTTTTTGAAGATCCTCACTTGCCGCTGAGCCAGCGCCTGCAGAATCGCTGGCGACACATCATATTTAAGACGGTTATGGCAGCATCTGACATAGCATTCTATATGTTCAAGTTGCGCCAATGGTTAGGCCTCGGTGGAGGAATggaggatgagatggagaagaggatgaaggaTGTTGCATCCGACTTTGGCATTGAACTTCAGCACGATGTATTTGATGGCTGA
- a CDS encoding hypothetical protein (BUSCO:22499at5125): protein MNSEEPRRTSFGMLLRRSKSGDLGKAGRKAQALKEAELERQRHASTRIAPKLPEFANHTEQLSNSFGPELRPESPANAPRSADYSSVRPSGEYSRGYGNAVHAAPPVPPLPNGGFDPYARTESMTNRGRYSYASSAISTVNSPRRVRRRKDPTPMNILVIGTRNSGKTSFLEFLKTAFALPPKKRAKKGEDEVPQNHSIASGRFIPHYLETEIDGERIGLTIWDSEGLENNVVDLQLREMSAFLESKFEETFAEEMKVVRSPGVQDTHIHATFLVLDPSRLDRNIASARNPAINGQQNGHPFSRVYGSLDESLELNALRTLQGKTTVIPVIAKADTITTKHMNVLKRSVWDSIKKAGLDPLEALGLDDEDGSSFSSEKIVEEDEEDDLGNDRDGAQTPESTDFPLQGHRESPTASPSSKRLSTSSMRRHKVQEEAKEKEDEIPFLPLSIISPDLYEPGVIGRQFPWGFADPYNDEHCDFQRLKEAVFSEWRAELREASREQWYEGWRTNRLKQKDGPHRHR, encoded by the exons ATGAACAGCGAGGAACCTCGTCGTACCAGTTTCGGCATGTTACTTCGACGCAGCAAGAGTGGCGATCTGGGCAAAGCCGGCCGTAAGGCTCAGGCCCTCAAAGAGGCCGAGCTTGAACGCCAGCGCCATGCCTCGACTCGCATTGCTCCCAAATTGCCAGAGTTTGCCAACCATACCGAACAGCTTTCCAATTCTTTTGGCCCCGAACTGCGCCCCGAATCCCCAGCCAACGCCCCTCGATCAGCAGACTACTCTTCCGTTCGACCATCAGGTGAATATTCGCGAGGTTATGGCAATGCTGTGCATGCCGCTCCTCCTGTTCCGCCTTTGCCCAACGGCGGGTTTGACCCATATGCCAGGACTGAGAGCATGACGAACCGTGGCCGTTACAGCTACGCCAGTAGCGCTATCAGTACGGTCAACAGTCCTCGTCGTGTCCGTAGAAGAAAGGACCCAACGCCTATGAA CATTCTCGTCATTGGCACTCGAAACTCGGGCAAAACCTCGTTTCTTGAGTTCCTCAAGACAGCATTTGCGCTTCCGCCCAAGAAACGGGCTAAGAAGGGCGAGGATGAAGTACCCCAGAACCATAGTATTGCTTCTGGAAGGTTTATCCCCCACTATCTCGAGACTGAGATTGACGGAGAGCGCATCGGCCTCACTATATGGGACTCGGAGGGCTTGGAGAATAATGTTGTCGACCTGCAGCTTAGGGAGATGTCAGCCTTTCTCGAGAGCAAGTTTGAGGAGACCTTTGCTGAGGAGATGAAGGTTGTCCGTTCACCTGGTGTACAAGATACACATATTCATGCAACTTTTCTCGTTCTCGACCCCTCTCGTCTGGATCGTAACATCGCATCAGCAAGGAATCCAGCCATCAACGGTCAACAGAACGGCCATCCCTTTTCTCGCGTATACGGCAGCCTAGACGAAAGTCTTGAATTGAATGCTTTGCGCACTCTACAGGGCAAGACAACGGTTATTCCTGTTATTGCTAAAGCGGATACGATCACCACCAAACACATGAATGTTCTCAAGCGAAGTGTTTGGGACAGTATCAAGAAAGCTGGTCTGGATCCCTTGGAGGCGCTCGGCCTTGACGATGAGGACGGAAGTAGTTTTTCTTCCGAGAAGATTgttgaggaagatgaggaagatgatCTTGGAAACGACCGGGATGGCGCACAAACACCAGAAAGTACAGATTTTCCTCTGCAAGGTCACCGGGAAAGTCCGACAGCTTCCCCAAGCTCTAAAAGACTATCCACCAGCTCTATGCGACGACATAAAgtacaagaggaggctaaagagaaggaagacgagattcCCTTCTTGCCGCTTTCTATCATCAGCCCCGACCTATATGAGCCTGGCGTCATCGGTCGGCAGTTCCCTTGGGGTTTCGCTGATCCTTATAACGATGAACATTGCGATTTTCAACGACTCAAAGAGGCCGTCTTTAGTGAATGGCGTGCTGAGCTTCGTGAAGCCAGTCGGGAGCAGTGGTATGAGGGATGGAGAACAAATCGCCTTAAGCAGAAGGACGGCCCCCATCGTCATAGATAA